Genomic segment of Zingiber officinale cultivar Zhangliang chromosome 11B, Zo_v1.1, whole genome shotgun sequence:
GTTTCAGTCCTAAATCGAAATAATATAATTTCGGTATCATATCGTATCGTGTCGATACagtttcgatattttttatttatatataataattattagataaatatatttattgtgtataattttaaaataagttatatattgattttatataagttctccattattaaacaacttaatattgttataaaaaataattaaatataatttttttaaaaaataattgatatataaataacttgaattaaaattgatatattaTAATATCATAATATGTTATCTTACTAAAAGAAATCACGTGAATCAAATGGAAACAATGATTCTTATAATATTTTActtagataatttttaaagttcTCCAATGTCcaaattaaataatcataattatataaattaatacaaaatactattttatatataataaacatataaattaactatttatttatttaatcaataatttaaataacatatatttaaaatagtaaaaaaatagaatatcaattaaccattaaaatagtaaaaaaaatataaaataattaaaatatatataagaatataaatttgatttattataatttttaagaattttttagaatttttaaaatagtaaaaataatttcagaatattatttaataaaatttattacttttttaaaaattttaaatgtattttttatattttattaggataatttaattagggtttataaaagtcTTTTTAAAATATCACAATTAAGTGGTAGTGCgaattgtttaatttatttaaatagtaATATTAATTTTGCACAATAAGTCCACACCCGACACCGACGCCCACGACTCGCACGCGAGGCCGCAACACCTCCGACTCCTCGTGAACGCGTCTAGCAGCACCGGAGGCATCTAACAACACTTCTGGCGACGCCGAAAACATCCCGTGACGCTTTCAACACCGCTAGAAATGTCATGTCGCGAAACCTCGAGTGCCTACGACACTTCAAATGCCCCCACGACGCTTCCAACGGCACCGGAAATGTCTGGCGACGTTGCCTATGCTATCGCATGACGACAAGCGTGCGGACACAACGAAATCTTCACTATTTTGATGTGTGGACGGAACAATAAGTTATGTCCATTCCACCCGATACAGAACGAAATTTTGAACAGTGATGACAAGTATTCGACTCTGCAAATCATCCCATCTTcaatccatctgtctgaggaaaCTGAACATATAAGAGAAAGCAAAACTCTTTTTTCTAAAACAAAAAAGTGAACTTTAGCATCACAATGATGCCAAAGATTACCTTGAGCCTTTTGCTAATCGCTGGCTCTTTTGTTAGATTCTGTAATCTTATTCAACGGTACAAGCTGAACACTCATTGCTGAAGTCTTCTCGTGAAGTTTGTTACAACTTGTGATCTTTGTCTACACTTTTACAAACTTGGTTATGCACTTTCACCAAttaacatttattttatttatataacaaCTTCTAGATGGAAAATACCCTATCTATTTCCTTAGACGAGGGGGAAAACATACAAAAATTACATTTAAGAAGAAACTAAATTGGCGAGCCTTTTCGCCCATGGACTTTCCTCTGGATTCCATGATATGGAAGAACCCATGATAGCACACCACCTCAAGTTTATTAGAGCAGTTGCAAGAAATTCTTGTGATTTTTCAAAAGTTGTCTGAACAATCTGTAGCTCTACATCTGAGTCTTCACTAAGTATTAATTGCCCAAAAGTATCTCTTTTCTCTTGAAGAATCTCAGAATCTTCAGAGACCATCCGCATGCTCAGCACTTGGAGTGCCTCCATAGCCGTGCTGTGGAATTCATTCTCTACATATGCAGTGAATGTGTACCATAGAGAAGATGGATCAGGACTTATTTTATCTCTATGCATGGTCTCGATTATAATTTCTATCACATCAATTCTACCCTGAAAAAAACAACCATATTTTGACTCATCAGCTGAGTGTTTGAAATGTGGGGGGAAAGTGGAGATATTTGACTGACATCAAAATACCTTTAGAAATGCTTGCCGAAGGATTGTGTTAAAAAACTGGATATCAGGCTGAATGCCTTCGGACCTTGATTGATCCAAAACACTAAAAGCTCCTTCAAAATCTTCATTTGCTAGAAGAACCTGTTAAGATTCCCTCATACAAATTAGATTAGGGAAAATGTTCTTATCTccctaaaacttttcttttatagttctgATGATTAAAGTTCTTCCAAATCAACTTTCAGGTAGTATTTGCAAAGCAATAATAGGGTCTCAATAGAAACTTTAGTAATCAATGTGATGCCTACATggaacaataataaaacaataaaacATATGAAGACTAGGAACCAATGGGTTTCTTTCTTCAGGATGCATGAAATTCACATGGGAGTTGGTGAACTATCCAAATTTATATTTTCCCTTAAATACAACATAATCGTGAGATGTCAATTAACAAAGCTATTGGTTAGTTTTGGCAATACAAATGTTGAGTTTTGAGTGTTGAGTGTTGAGCGCAATTTATTCATCTctcaaaacaaaaataaatatataaaaagtcTAGTACAAGATCATACCTTAATCAAGGCAGTAAAAGTCAAAATCTGTGGGCAGAAACCATCGCGTATCATCAAGGAAAGAATTGCACAAGCAGACTTGAAACTATTAAGAACGCTGCAGCATTCTATCATCATGTTGTATGTTGCAACATTAGCAGGAAAACTGCATAATCTCATACCTCTGAAGACTTCAATTGCCTTGTGAAACTGAGAGAATAGGATATTTATGCATATTTATGTAAGGAAAGTACATTCAGAAAGAGTGGATGAAAATAGGATTGTACGCTATCATCCCAGATACCTCCTTTGCTTGTACAAGTGCATGCAGTACAACATTATACATATCAGTTTTCTGGTGACCATCTGCCTGCCATAGCATGTTCTCGGCAACATTTAGATACTGCAGCATTTCTTCTATCATGCCCTCCTCTCCTAAAGCTCTAATCTGCAGAATAAAAGTTATACAAGGTGGTCAACCACCCAAATCTATTCAAACCAACTATACACACAAAAAGTTAAGACCTCTGCAACTAATAATACAGCAATCAAACAAGATTTCAGTACTTAAAATGCCAAACCAGATTGTACTAAAATACATAGCTGGAGGAATGAAAAGCTAAGTTGCCTACAATTTCCAATACAATGACAGAAGCCAGAAGGGTGACATTTTCAAGGCTATAAAGGTTTAAATtccttttcaaaaagaaaagaaatcggAATTTTTATTTGGCAAGGGCAAATAGTCAAAGAAAATATTattattcacttatcattcatatTTCTTTCCCAACATTCTAAAAACATATTCTCTAAACTGCCTACATTACGAGGAAAATAGGACTGCCCATCAAAAATTGTTTTTCCAGGATATGAAGGAATGCAAATGCCTGTTTgttagagaagaaaaagaaaaccatTAAAAAGCAAATAAAAAATGAGGGTACCAGGATCTACATCAGGCCATCATGGAACCTGCAACATTCTAAATTCCCACAACACAAAAGGTTCTTTTGAGAAAATAACAATCAGATTTTATCgtagttatttttaaaaaaatatatattcaatgAGGATTTGCACAAGAACTACAAATTAAATACTTTTTAGTAATGTCTATACATCATTCACCCCACAGGTACATATCTATTTGCACAGAACAATTCTTCTATCTCAGtatataatgattttttttttttgaaaatataatatacACAAGGAAGCCTGGGCAAGATtgttcatttgttttttttttttggaatataTTATGCATATGGAATCAAGCCTTATTTAGGCAAAGATTGGTATTGAACTTAACACCTTGGAAACAGCTTCCAAGGTTTCTTACCAATTGATAGCAGGCACCTTCATGATCGTGTTCATTGGAATTACAATCATGATACAAAATTATCAATTATCTTTTTGACTACAGATCTGTCCATTATGTTTTAAGCATTTTTAATACTATCTTGATGTAACTTAGCAGTCCAATCAGAATCATGTAATATAATGGTATATCAAGATGCAAATCTGGTTTGTGTTATGAAGGAGCAGTAggcaggaaaagaaaacaaagtacCAAATTCTTCAAAGATGTATAACTGTGTCGGATTCCATTATTTGCCATATCCATCTCAATAGCACTTATTCTTTTGGAAACATCAAGACGGGAAAGAATATTTCCCTGCTCATAAGGGGCATTGACAGTACCAAACAATGAGAACATATGTGCATAGGTTGAAATATTTAACTTCATGTTCAGTTTCTTGAGCTTCACAAGAAGACGGACTGCGCGTTCTGGTTCACCCTACATGGGAAGAATGTAAATAAAGAATTTGGATAATAACCAAGTTGAAGCCTTCTTCAACACACCAGGCAGGCAGTTGCATTGTTGGAGTGTTGATCTAACCTAGTGTAGCAGTCACTAATGAAACATATTGAATAGAAAAGGATCTAACATGAGCAGAACTCTGAACAAATGAATCAAAGTATTATAAAGCGCTGTCAAGTAATCCTTGTCGAAGTTAGTTTAGCTGTCATTTCAGTAGTGTAGTAAACAAGTTGGTTAGATAACAAATACAGGCAATATGTCTCAACAATTTGAGGTCAAATACACGGATATTATCCTATTGTTGCCTATGAGAAGTAATATTGTTAGTAAAATCCATACCATTTGAACCTCTTCAAAAAAAATTGTGTACTTTGTTATGATTATATTCACACCTTCAACTCTAATTGTTTCATTATTATCTTTCAACCTATCAATACCACAAAACTTGATTTCTCTCCTTTATCATCAATGGAAGTTACATCTAATTTCCTGggaataatattaattttaattcatcTCATACATCAATCTAAATATTTTCCATCAATACTGCACAAACTTACTGCTAAATGTTGAAAACAGATAGTGGAACATTGTCCAACAACCTGAAGGGCACATAACATCAAACAGAACTTCAGCATCGATTCTAATCATCCACTCTTTATCATATGAATAACCCCTTCACTAATTTCTCATTAGTGTTAGATCTGAAGGTGTCCATCCAACTTACTATTCCACTAAATTTCTTTGTGCCATCGAATTTATATTTCATATATTTGGTGTTAGGTCTAAGGAAATTCATTAAATGCACACCCCATGACAAAAACATGATATGTTTCTATCACATTTGATGCTCGTTTATTTTCCAAAGATACCATAATATTATCTAGTTACCTTCTAAACTCTCTGTAAGCAATAAATCAAACTATTTCCGAGACCTCTCTAACTCAAATATCTTATTGAATAACTATCATCAACTgctatccatccaaaaatagaacAAGTATGATTATTCAATATAATCACTTCACCTATTGTCTTCGTTCAATTAGACTTTCCCAAAGTTCAATACTGAGATTCGCCGACTTAATTCCTCTATAGTTAGAGCAACTGGGTATGTCATTATTATTCTAGCAATTGGTGTAACTCCTGTCCATTTAGATCTTAATTCTCAAAGATGTATTGAATCAAGTAGCTACTGGACCAGCATCTGTAAACAATTTGAAATTCCCAACAATTCAATGATTGGGACTAGCATAAGTGCATAACCAGTCATTAACAGAAGTATCTCATTCTATTACTATATAGCATGGTATCAACCATTGATGATAAACCCACATACAATATTAAGAACATGTACGAAAATAGAAAGGCCAATTACTTGAAGAGCACAACTTGGAAGAAAGTGTATTCAAGAAATGTGCATTTACTGATGGCAtaacaattttattttaaacttgccAGAACAAgtggaaaagaaagaaataatcATGGTTATGAAGATATGATAAAACTTGGGGCATATGTGGAGTACCACAGTTAATGGATGGAAGTAAAAAAGTAAAAGAGGAATAACTTCAATACTAACTAGATTTTCAGTAACCATATCAGGGTTGTCTCTAAAAGGAAAAACAATCAAATATGCATTGGtatgatataaatattttaactGTATACTACTTATTGAGGTAAAGGATACAAGAGGCTTAGTtagatataaagaaaaagaaaaggaaacataggaaataattagaaaataaaatgcaTTGAATATTAACATTTTCAGGAAGAACCTGGTTACCATGATACCACAGGCAGCAAACAAAGAATTGTAGGTATACATGTACTTGGGTAGGCAAACAGATATCTTATCTGCAAAAAACTCAGCCAAATCCAGCTCAAAATTTCGGCTATAACCAATTGAGAGAACTGCAAAAGTATCATTATATGGTTCGATGTTCATTTCCTCCATCATCTTGAGCTGGAAAATAATGCATAGAAATAGTAAGTTAAATAAACGTTGAAACAACTTACAAAGGACCCAAACAATGTCTGAGTCTGAAAATAAATGACAGTATGGTAGATACCACTTTCATGCCATATTCAACTCCCTTTCCTGCAATGGCAGATTTAACAAAGCCatcatatgtatgtttagaaggTTTCAACCCAATGTCAAACATCTACAGAAAAATATAAACTCAATTAGTGCTGAATTTTAGAAAGAAAAACAATAGACGTGTAGGTGaaccaaaaatttctaaaataagtGAATATCAGTAATACAAGAAATGAGACACTAAGATGAAATTTGTGACTTCCAAAGCATCTGAAACTAAAATTTAAGTTATTCTACAATGCATGAAATATTCTGAATTTGAACCAAAGAACAAGAAACACTACAATTTGCACattcaaataataataacaataaacatAACTTATAATGGCCAAATACAAAACATCTCTAAGAATTTTCTAGCATTGCTCAAAGCAATATGTTAAGCAAGTAATTAAATATATATCATGGTTTTGTATGAAGTTTCATTAAGTCAGCATGCAGTTTTTCTCACACCAATGGCTCCAATAAATCACCTCATTCAACCATTGCTTCTAATATTGTGGTTACTTTAAGATTAGAATTTGTTGAAAGGAAGATCTTCAGTTTAATAAAGAAAATTGAGTTATAACTAGATCATTTGTGTTCAAGGGCAAAGTACGGATTATAAAAAATGGAGAAGTGGGAGAAAATTTAGTTGGCAGAAATCTGAAAATGTTTAATAAATACCCTATCAATGAAACAGACTGTATTGGGTGCCTAGCATGTCAGCTCAAATAGGGTAACATTATTAGTTCATCTGTTTCTTTCTCTTGCCAATTTCTCTCAAGTAAAAGGAGGGAGAGGCTCTCTTCCCTGTACTTCAACTCTTCATTCGATATTGCTACCCAGCTAAACAGTCTGCAAAGATTCTGTGTGCACTGTCATACCTTCTATTAACATAAACTCACAATTTTAGTCCTCTACTGGAAATACATCAGACTGGTTATCCAGGTAATCTTACTGCATTATTAACAAATTATCATATTTATCAGAATCATGGTTGCGGATCTTGATTGATACCAACTGCAGAGGCTGTAAATATAAGTTCGCTAAAAAGACTTGAACCATCTTAGACTAGGAGGTAATATATACATTATCAATGCCTTTTAATTTGTACCAAATGGTCTATATTAGAAACATATGGCTCAAGTAGAAAATTTTTTGACATTTAGAACCAAAGCAATCTATAAAAGGTAGATGAATACATAGCAGCAAAAAAATCACATCCAAAGAAGCAAAAACAACAAATACTTTCACAGCCAAGAAATTAAAATATAACAAAAGTATACATATGACAGATGACTGTACCTGCAAAAATAGCTGCTCAGCCAACTGGTAATTATTCAATTCTGCACAGGCATGTATGATGTCATTAAAAGACCATCTCAACAAGTTCATAAGCGGACGGGAGAACCTTTTCGATATCTGTTTCATGTTTTCAGTTCTGGGATCACAAAAAGCTTCTTGCTTGTCTTTCAAACTTAGGTTGTTTAGAACAGCATCATCAATGATTTCATGTGCCTCTGAAATGAATTTACTTTTCCCTGACTTGCTTATTAATTGATCTATTAGGGTTCCTGATACAAGTGTATCAACTTTGTCAGATTGTGATTGACCATCAAAAATTTTCTCTAATTCAAGATTCCTATTGTCATTGTTATGTCTCATATCCAATACCTCCAGCCTAGCTTCCAAACCTACACTTATCTCAGGGTTTCTGCTGTGGGTTAAGGAAGTTGGATTGTCCAACAAAACCTTCTCACATAGTTTGTCCTTTGAAGGAATAGGGATATCTAAACCTGATGAACGATATTGTCCAGAAGCAGATTTTGAAAGGCAAGCACTACCTTGTCTTGCAAACATGACTAGATGTTTTAAGGCAGCATTTGCAGATTCAAGATCACCTAACCTACTGAAGGACCAAATAAATTTCCGTAACATTATTGCACTTGGATTGTAATATCTAGCATACTCCTTCCAGATCTCATGAACTGAAGATAGACTTCTCTGCAGAACTGCAAGCTAAAGAACATTTTAGAATTAGCAATTGAACATCCTAAGCACCAGTAGCAGAAGCCAATACGAAGAAGATGCAACAATTAAACATTTACTCAATTATAAAGCATTGGTATAAGTGCCTGAGGAACAGACAAAACACATCTGAAACAGGTTGTTCAGCAAAACCACCAGAGAAGACTCAGATCAATGATGCAATGCAGCCTTTGATTGCATACATCACCAACAAGATGAGACAGGGTATAGTTGATATCATCCCAAGCGTGACAAAGAGACTTGGACATGAGCATGTGACTGTCCATCCACCCATAATACAGAAATGATATGAAGTAACATATAATAACACGTCAACATGATCAAATAATAAAGAATAAACAAATAATCTAAGCACTCAGCTTGTCTAGAAAATCACATCCATTCATACACTAGCAGTTACAATCTGAACAACACTGATGGAAGTTCATGCAACAACCAGCATTTTAGAGTCTAtcaaaaaacatatatatatatgcagGGAAGATCATGATAAAAATCAGACAAACTAAACAAGTTAAAAACTATAGTCTATCGAAACCATTTCTATGTTGAGTAGATGGTAAAATTGGAAATTTTACTGAAATCAGCAGTATTATCATCAAATTGGAAATTTTATGAAAATTAGTAGTATTGTCATTATGGACAAAAGACCAAGAAGATATGCAAATTCAGCAGACAAATAATGATAAAATATCAAATACCAAAATGACAATACAAAAGGTTTCACTTTGCTTGAAAGCAAGAAGAGAAAGGGCCTGGGATGGGAAAAAAGCCCAAGAAGTAACTATTGATGTATCAAAATATACCATATAACTGTCTGTAGATACTTCAAGCACAGTTAAACATCCTTCATTTGTTAAAGTCAAATTTAAACAGACACTTGAACATATTGCATGATTGATTATTAAGTcaaccaagtaaacatctaaaTTTTAGATCATTATGTCACAGATATAATTCATGCTACTCTATTACATGTTCTCATAAAAACCATTCAGATCGAATTCTAACCTTAAGAAGTTCCCAGTAGGTTACTTCAGACTTGCCAACAAGTTGTGTTTCCATCAGCCCCAAGCAATGGTTAACATAATTGAAGCTCTTCGAACTCCAACATCCACTTAAGAAAAGATTAAACATTGGCAGCGAAGAATGCACCCGATCATTTTCCCCAAGAGAATTAAGCAGGTTAAATGCCTATGAAAAGTGAATAATTGAGCAAGAAAATTTTCTGTAAAAGATGATGAATGACTTCTAGAATCATGCTTAAGATAAAGTTTATAAAGGAATATATACAGTGAGAAAGGACAGACAACAGCAGCAGACAAGCATGTGACCATCTCAGGATGATCCTGAATGCTAAAGTGGTATTCTAATaatcatagaaataaaaagagaacAATTCCTTAAATACTGACATTTCTGGCCAAACAAAATCCATTTTGTTATACCCATTTAGTTGAACCAGCTAGAGGACTGAAGAAATCAACCCCCAGAAAGTCAGATCAAATACCAAACAATTACTACTATGGATGGGAGTGGCTCAGGATATATTCAACTAAATTTGGTGCCCAGAAAAAACCCAACACCTACATTTGGTGCCTAGGAAAGCCAACGccaattaaaaggaaaaaaaaatggatACCCACCAACAGCATATACATCTTCATATGAGTTTTTCTAATTTAGGCTTAGATTGGCCTTCTGCAGTTGTGAAAATGTAGTAAAAGAAAATTGTAAGAGACATGAAATCAACTAGGGGAATAATAAGGAACATGTTTTCcatatttttcccatttcaatCATAGGAGTAGATTTTCCAGCTTTCCATATATTCCTAGGAATAGCTATCTGGGCAGTAACATTGTTTGGAATCTGAACCGCCATAGAAATGAACTATAAATTGTTGAAGGAAAGAGTTTCTTGTGAACTGCATTTGCATAgcttaaaaaaattcaattatcCATTTCCATAACAAAGACAATCtggaaaatgaaaagaaaagtaaaatacATATTTGCCTCCGTCTTATGAactctaaaatatttttacaaaggaGGATTATTTTTTGCTAAAAAGAAAGAGATCATATTTTAAATAACAATTACACATTTTCTGGGTAAAAAATTCTATATCTTTACAAACAATTTTCTTTATCACATAGTAAGTAACAGTGATAGAATAACCACAATCAAAACAAACCTGCTCCATGTATCCTCGTTTACTAAAAGCTTGAAGTATGAAGCTGCAATTTCTCTTGTTTAAGGCAATATCTTTTTCCTCCATCGTATTCCATGTCTCCATAGCAAACTAAACAATAAGACCACCAATAAGAACAAAATATGGGAAATAATGCTAGTTATCAGCAAACTGTTAAtaagaaaatgaagaaaaaatataTCTGCTCCGTCAGCAGAAGGTATAGGGAACCAAACAAATTTCCTGACCTAGCAATCTAGTATGCATATACTCAAATACTATTAAccctgaaggaaaaaaaaaaaaaagaatgtttGATCTGTAGTCTTTAATGGATTTGTATATCAAAATTTTGACTTAGTATTTCAGCATTGCCATGGAAATTTTTTGCATTTCTACCTAATTGCAAACTACACACTATTGAACTCGTAAACAAACTGAGGCTGAGCATGCTTTTAGGTTTGAAGTTTAAGTTAAGCATGCAGCAGTATGTATATGCTCCCAGTTCCCTTCTCTCTTTTCTGATCCTCTGACAGTTAaactacccccccccccccccaaaataaaaaaaaaaactatacatCTCTATTAACATATTCCAGGCTATCCCAATGTATTTGTAGAAGAATATATGAGTGGTATAAAGGTTCCTGAAAATTCTTAGATTATGCATAAACACTCTTTAGGATCCTAAAACAAAGGAAACCATGACCCCCACTAAAATCCAGAGACTGACTAGGTGAATGCAGCCTTGAAGAATTGTCAAAATTAGGAGATAGTTATGTTTTACACATAGCTAAAGGTGCAGTTGGATTCTATAACAAATAATAAAGAcacattgaatttaaaattaagaatttttaaaattaatcattacCAATGGATCACCCTTGGATGCACAATATTCCAGAATATAAGAAAAACTATTGGGATTTAAGTAGTCCTTCACTTCACCAAGGTTTAAAAGAAATTTGGAGGCTTGCTGGTTATCTCCCCTCCGAAGTGCATTAATAACTTGCAGCTGCAGCAATTTAGTACCCAAACGGTCACCCAAAAGATTGGTACTGAGATCTACAAAACAGCAGGTTATAGTACAATTGAATAaacatattaaattaattaaagttgaAGGTGTGACCATGTGAGAGGTGAGGGGTAGAAGGAGAAAATAGAAAACTGCAATTAAAATGATCTGTGAAATCTTTACTGCTAATAACATAGCCTTGAACAAAGTTCAACTTATGAATAAGATCAATGTATCTAAGCCAAATAGTTAGGGGTATGATGCAGGACCAGGAGGACCCAATCTTCCGGAGAACACAACTTTTGATTCGGAACTCAAAATCAGGTTCTGTCAGCGATCACACGTGCAGAATTCGAAGATCTACGTTTGTTAGGGAACCGTAACCACCAAGTTTCGGGTCCAAAATCAACGGTTTAGGCCCACCCAAGTTGGAGGATCCAAagaattttttactatttttagtttttttagtaattttcatttttatggtatttaaggtatttttgatATTTATGGGTCATGGGTTGTCTATGTTAGCGTCTTGTTTTAATAATTGCCTTctgttatgaatgtttcctttTCTGGTAAAGTTTCTTTCCTTTCCTTACAAGATAGGAATCAAGATATGTATATTAGGACTTATTTCTTTTTTTGAGTGTTAGGATCTAGAGTTCATATAAACACCTGTTTAGATGTTTGAGAGATCCTCCTCTATTTATAATAAAGTTTCCCCTTTTCTGGTTTCTCTTTGTTCTTGGTGATTTCTCTTCTTGCCTTCTCCTCAATTCCGCTTTCACATCAGCCCATAGGATAATTGCTATCCTGCCCGGTGTCAGGGTAGCATGGCTTGGATTTAACATTGTAATTTGGAACAATAATTATGCAAAAATACACCGGGTTAGGTTGAATGTCGATGTAAATCTAGATAGGTAATTAACAGTATCTATTAGTTCATCCATATAGAGCTTTGAACAAAGCACCATATGGAAGTGTTTTTTTCCCTCACGAAATGACAAAAGTACTTTTAAGgcaatttaacaaaataaaaaccttTTTTTTCACAAAGATTAGTGCCTCGTTTCTCCTAACTGACATCAATGTGCACAATTCAGTTGTTCGTGGTTTGTTGAAACTTGAAAGAAGCATATTTACATGAGTCGTCAAGTTGGAACCACATTTTATAACAGTATAACATATCATACAGAATGATAAGTTAATACCATTAGAAGATGAGAACGCATGAGATGACTCTGTTAAATCGATTCCATTCTTCCGAACCTGTTAGAGAAATTGATCAGTGACGTTGATAAGACTTCACAGAAGAAAAATAGGGGGAAATCAGCCTACCCCCTTCCGTACTTCACATGAATTGGAAAAATCTGCAAGTGATTGCCGAGTGATTCTAGCTCtgaaactcaaaaataaaatttgatacagTATTACGCCCAATGCATCCCAGATGAAAATTTTTGAAGGCGTTTTTCCAAACAACATAGAGCAAAAGAATGGTCTACTAACCGACACCTATGCATGCTTTTCTGGACTTTGATCACCGAGGAGATATAGTAAAGAAACAAAATGTGATACTCAGGAATCCAAGATAAGCTTTTTCTTAGAACCCGAAATATTTTAAGAACGAGAACTGCAAAGTATTCTATAACGAACTGCCCCAACCACGCGAAGGGGCGCAGCGGATGCGAGGCAGTGCCTGCGAGGGCCGAAAGATAGAGAGCAACTGAGAAGTGATTGTGAGTGATAGAAAATGGGGCGACCGCATGACATCATGGAGTTAGCTGCTTATTTACCTTAGAGATAAGAGGATAGCCCCCGAGACATATTA
This window contains:
- the LOC122033692 gene encoding pentatricopeptide repeat-containing protein At1g76280-like isoform X1, encoding MHRCRARITRQSLADFSNSCEVRKGVRKNGIDLTESSHAFSSSNDLSTNLLGDRLGTKLLQLQVINALRRGDNQQASKFLLNLGEVKDYLNPNSFSYILEYCASKGDPLFAMETWNTMEEKDIALNKRNCSFILQAFSKRGYMEQAFNLLNSLGENDRVHSSLPMFNLFLSGCWSSKSFNYVNHCLGLMETQLVGKSEVTYWELLKLAVLQRSLSSVHEIWKEYARYYNPSAIMLRKFIWSFSRLGDLESANAALKHLVMFARQGSACLSKSASGQYRSSGLDIPIPSKDKLCEKVLLDNPTSLTHSRNPEISVGLEARLEVLDMRHNNDNRNLELEKIFDGQSQSDKVDTLVSGTLIDQLISKSGKSKFISEAHEIIDDAVLNNLSLKDKQEAFCDPRTENMKQISKRFSRPLMNLLRWSFNDIIHACAELNNYQLAEQLFLQMFDIGLKPSKHTYDGFVKSAIAGKGVEYGMKVLKMMEEMNIEPYNDTFAVLSIGYSRNFELDLAEFFADKISVCLPKYMYTYNSLFAACGIMGEPERAVRLLVKLKKLNMKLNISTYAHMFSLFGTVNAPYEQGNILSRLDVSKRISAIEMDMANNGIRHSYTSLKNLIRALGEEGMIEEMLQYLNVAENMLWQADGHQKTDMYNVVLHALVQAKEFHKAIEVFRGMRLCSFPANVATYNMMIECCSVLNSFKSACAILSLMIRDGFCPQILTFTALIKVLLANEDFEGAFSVLDQSRSEGIQPDIQFFNTILRQAFLKGRIDVIEIIIETMHRDKISPDPSSLWYTFTAYVENEFHSTAMEALQVLSMRMVSEDSEILQEKRDTFGQLILSEDSDVELQIVQTTFEKSQEFLATALINLRWCAIMGSSISWNPEESPWAKRLANLVSS
- the LOC122033692 gene encoding pentatricopeptide repeat-containing protein At1g76280-like isoform X2, which gives rise to MRSHLLMLQVINALRRGDNQQASKFLLNLGEVKDYLNPNSFSYILEYCASKGDPLFAMETWNTMEEKDIALNKRNCSFILQAFSKRGYMEQAFNLLNSLGENDRVHSSLPMFNLFLSGCWSSKSFNYVNHCLGLMETQLVGKSEVTYWELLKLAVLQRSLSSVHEIWKEYARYYNPSAIMLRKFIWSFSRLGDLESANAALKHLVMFARQGSACLSKSASGQYRSSGLDIPIPSKDKLCEKVLLDNPTSLTHSRNPEISVGLEARLEVLDMRHNNDNRNLELEKIFDGQSQSDKVDTLVSGTLIDQLISKSGKSKFISEAHEIIDDAVLNNLSLKDKQEAFCDPRTENMKQISKRFSRPLMNLLRWSFNDIIHACAELNNYQLAEQLFLQMFDIGLKPSKHTYDGFVKSAIAGKGVEYGMKVLKMMEEMNIEPYNDTFAVLSIGYSRNFELDLAEFFADKISVCLPKYMYTYNSLFAACGIMGEPERAVRLLVKLKKLNMKLNISTYAHMFSLFGTVNAPYEQGNILSRLDVSKRISAIEMDMANNGIRHSYTSLKNLIRALGEEGMIEEMLQYLNVAENMLWQADGHQKTDMYNVVLHALVQAKEFHKAIEVFRGMRLCSFPANVATYNMMIECCSVLNSFKSACAILSLMIRDGFCPQILTFTALIKVLLANEDFEGAFSVLDQSRSEGIQPDIQFFNTILRQAFLKGRIDVIEIIIETMHRDKISPDPSSLWYTFTAYVENEFHSTAMEALQVLSMRMVSEDSEILQEKRDTFGQLILSEDSDVELQIVQTTFEKSQEFLATALINLRWCAIMGSSISWNPEESPWAKRLANLVSS